In one window of Dethiosulfovibrio peptidovorans DNA:
- the ybeY gene encoding rRNA maturation RNase YbeY, whose translation MKLEIGISSDEGDPRSYPVLDEELLLSELPSLLDEVWPQWTDRNSVSLSIATVNTDSIRGLNRTYRGIDAPTDVLSFPQWEENGHFEPPNAWNDLPLGDVVICPAVVRVNARAHGTSFDSELALMVVHGLLHLLGWDHDTDERKAQMWCFQERYRERLMDRLCREEMPS comes from the coding sequence ATGAAATTGGAGATCGGCATCTCCTCTGACGAAGGAGACCCTCGATCATACCCTGTTCTTGATGAGGAGTTGCTCCTGTCTGAGCTTCCCTCTCTGCTTGACGAGGTGTGGCCTCAGTGGACAGATCGAAACTCGGTATCTCTGTCCATCGCAACGGTGAACACAGATTCCATCAGGGGCTTGAATCGAACCTATCGAGGGATCGACGCTCCCACAGATGTTCTGTCTTTCCCTCAATGGGAGGAGAATGGGCACTTTGAACCACCGAATGCTTGGAATGACCTCCCCTTGGGGGACGTGGTTATCTGTCCAGCAGTGGTCAGGGTGAACGCCAGGGCTCATGGCACATCTTTCGATTCTGAGTTGGCCCTGATGGTTGTCCACGGTTTGCTTCACCTTTTGGGGTGGGATCACGATACAGATGAGAGGAAGGCCCAGATGTGGTGTTTTCAGGAACGTTACAGAGAGCGCCTCATGGACCGTCTCTGTCGAGAGGAGATGCCCTCATGA
- a CDS encoding phosphate starvation-inducible protein PhoH: MEAISKLAGKDDENIKLIEERYPVRLVLRGNVVVVQGPDQDAVEIVSNLVEQMGRIAEKGHSIRPAEIRYGMDMIARKGSVDLEALYDDLLCMTARGKPVRPKTLGQRTYVQAIRENDVVFGIGPAGTGKTYLAVCEAVNMLKSGAINRIVLVRPAVEAGESLGFLPGALQEKVEPYLRPLYDAFFELLTPERFMRYVDKNVIEIAPLAYMRGRTLNDSFVILDEAQNTTPEQMKMFLTRLGFGSKAVITGDLTQVDLPSGKRSGLFVVQEILNDVMGIQFIRLENVDVVRHEIVQRVVAAYERFEKRNATSSS, encoded by the coding sequence ATGGAGGCTATCTCGAAGTTGGCTGGCAAAGATGACGAGAACATCAAACTCATAGAGGAACGCTACCCTGTTCGGCTGGTTCTGCGAGGAAACGTGGTGGTGGTCCAGGGACCTGATCAGGATGCCGTAGAGATCGTCTCTAACCTGGTGGAGCAGATGGGGCGGATCGCTGAGAAGGGGCATTCTATTCGCCCTGCCGAGATCCGCTATGGCATGGACATGATTGCCCGAAAGGGCTCGGTTGACCTGGAGGCCCTGTATGACGACCTACTCTGCATGACAGCCCGAGGCAAACCGGTTCGGCCTAAAACGCTGGGACAACGCACCTATGTTCAGGCAATTCGAGAAAACGACGTCGTTTTTGGTATTGGCCCTGCTGGAACCGGTAAGACCTATCTGGCGGTCTGTGAGGCGGTGAATATGCTCAAATCCGGAGCTATTAACCGCATCGTTCTGGTCCGTCCTGCGGTAGAGGCCGGCGAGAGTTTGGGCTTTCTGCCTGGTGCTCTTCAAGAGAAAGTGGAACCCTACCTTCGTCCCCTTTACGATGCTTTTTTTGAGCTCCTTACGCCGGAGCGGTTCATGCGGTACGTGGATAAGAACGTCATCGAAATAGCGCCTCTGGCCTACATGAGGGGACGAACCCTGAACGACAGTTTTGTCATCCTGGATGAGGCCCAGAACACGACGCCGGAACAGATGAAAATGTTCCTTACCAGGCTCGGTTTTGGGTCTAAGGCCGTGATCACCGGGGACCTGACCCAGGTCGATCTTCCGTCGGGGAAACGGTCCGGTTTGTTTGTCGTGCAGGAGATACTGAACGACGTCATGGGTATTCAGTTTATCCGTTTGGAGAACGTGGACGTGGTGCGTCATGAGATCGTCCAGAGGGTTGTGGCTGCTTATGAGAGATTCGAAAAGAGAAACGCCACATCATCATCCTGA
- a CDS encoding oxaloacetate decarboxylase (Converts oxaloacetate to phosphoenolpyruvate using ATP as an energy source), with translation MSQSKKKNRVGITETALRDAHQSLMATRLRIEDMLPVLERLDQVGYHSLEVWGGATFDSCMRFLDEDPWERLRILRKHVSKTKLQMLLRGQNLVGYRHYADDVVREFVKRAVGNGIDIMRVFDALNDIRNLEIAADQVKREGAHLQMCISYTLSPVHTNELFVELAGSMRDMGADSICIKDMAGLLSPVDADRLIRGIKKETGLPIQLHSHYTSGLASMAYYAAIEAGADVVDCAISPFSMRTSQPASETMVAALAGGRYDTGLALDDMIPIAHHFKELRRKYDELFVRLEGADTNVLIYQIPGGMYSNLVNQLKEQAAEHRLEEVLREVPVVRKAMGYPPLVTPSSQIVGTQATLNVLVGERWKIVPKEVRNYFMGYYGKPPAPVDPEIQAKILGSDQPIICRPGEKIEPELEEARADVAAWVTQPEDVLSYVLFPAVAKDFLMKKYVRSTLRDVGLEQAVEEIAYPV, from the coding sequence ATGAGTCAATCGAAGAAAAAAAACAGAGTGGGGATTACCGAGACGGCTTTGAGAGATGCCCATCAGTCTCTGATGGCCACGAGACTCCGAATAGAGGACATGTTGCCGGTCCTGGAGAGGCTGGATCAGGTGGGGTACCATTCCCTGGAGGTCTGGGGTGGGGCGACCTTCGATTCATGCATGCGCTTCCTGGATGAAGATCCCTGGGAGCGTTTGAGGATTCTCAGAAAACACGTTTCCAAGACCAAACTTCAGATGCTCCTCCGTGGACAGAACCTGGTGGGCTATCGGCACTACGCCGACGACGTGGTTCGGGAATTCGTGAAGCGGGCCGTGGGCAACGGTATCGACATTATGCGGGTGTTTGATGCATTGAATGACATCCGAAACCTTGAGATCGCGGCTGATCAGGTCAAACGTGAGGGTGCCCATCTCCAGATGTGTATCTCCTACACCCTCTCGCCGGTCCACACAAACGAGCTCTTTGTCGAGCTTGCCGGATCCATGAGGGACATGGGGGCCGACTCGATCTGTATCAAGGACATGGCCGGTCTTCTCAGCCCGGTGGACGCTGATCGGTTGATCCGGGGCATCAAGAAGGAGACCGGGTTGCCGATTCAGCTCCATAGCCACTATACGAGTGGTCTGGCCTCCATGGCCTATTACGCTGCGATAGAGGCAGGGGCGGACGTCGTGGACTGTGCCATCTCTCCCTTCTCGATGAGGACAAGCCAGCCAGCCTCTGAGACTATGGTGGCAGCCCTGGCCGGGGGACGCTACGATACAGGTCTTGCGTTGGATGATATGATTCCCATTGCCCACCACTTTAAGGAGCTCCGGCGAAAATATGATGAGCTTTTCGTTAGACTTGAGGGTGCCGATACAAACGTTCTGATCTATCAGATCCCCGGCGGAATGTACTCGAATCTGGTCAACCAACTCAAGGAACAGGCGGCTGAGCATCGCCTTGAGGAGGTCCTTCGGGAAGTGCCCGTGGTCCGAAAGGCTATGGGGTATCCTCCGTTGGTCACTCCATCCAGTCAGATCGTCGGAACCCAGGCGACCCTCAACGTCCTGGTGGGAGAACGATGGAAGATCGTCCCCAAGGAGGTTCGAAATTATTTTATGGGGTACTACGGTAAACCTCCGGCACCGGTTGACCCGGAAATCCAGGCAAAAATTTTGGGATCCGATCAACCCATCATCTGTCGCCCCGGAGAAAAAATAGAACCAGAGCTGGAGGAAGCTCGTGCTGATGTTGCAGCATGGGTGACCCAGCCCGAAGACGTCCTGAGCTACGTCCTCTTCCCTGCTGTTGCCAAGGACTTTCTCATGAAAAAATACGTCAGGAGCACCCTGAGAGATGTTGGTTTGGAACAGGCTGTCGAGGAGATCGCATATCCGGTTTGA
- a CDS encoding nucleoside triphosphate pyrophosphohydrolase — MERLRAPGGCPWDRKQTYGSICPHVIEEAYELVDAVAEGSMEGLCEEAGDLLLQVVFMGVIAEELGDFTLDDVIQGISSKLVRRHPHVFGELSVTDSDQVLRNWERIKLQEKGGQDSGASVLSGVPKGLPPLIKAFRVQDKAAHVGFDWEPENQEPVFQKITEEVIEVREAMKSGDKNQLSREIGDVLFSVVNLARRLGVDPHQALEATNKKFIRRFEHIEEDLRSRGVAWEDTDLTELDVLWEQAKKASSRKDALGKPL, encoded by the coding sequence ATGGAGCGCCTTCGGGCGCCGGGAGGTTGCCCCTGGGACAGAAAACAGACCTACGGCTCCATCTGTCCTCACGTCATCGAGGAGGCCTACGAGCTTGTGGACGCTGTGGCCGAGGGTTCAATGGAGGGGCTATGCGAGGAGGCCGGGGATTTGTTGCTCCAGGTGGTCTTCATGGGAGTCATCGCCGAGGAGCTGGGTGATTTTACCCTGGACGACGTGATACAAGGCATATCGTCCAAGCTCGTTAGGCGTCATCCTCATGTTTTCGGGGAGCTATCGGTGACCGACAGCGATCAGGTCCTTAGAAACTGGGAGCGGATCAAACTTCAGGAAAAGGGTGGGCAGGACAGCGGAGCGTCGGTCCTCTCGGGGGTTCCTAAAGGGCTTCCACCTCTGATCAAGGCCTTTCGGGTGCAGGACAAGGCGGCTCATGTAGGCTTCGACTGGGAGCCAGAAAACCAGGAGCCTGTTTTTCAAAAGATCACCGAGGAGGTGATTGAGGTCCGGGAGGCCATGAAGAGCGGGGACAAAAATCAGCTTTCTCGGGAGATCGGCGACGTACTGTTCTCCGTGGTGAATCTCGCCCGACGACTTGGGGTGGATCCTCATCAGGCTCTGGAGGCTACGAATAAAAAATTTATCCGGCGATTTGAACATATCGAGGAGGATCTCAGAAGCAGAGGGGTCGCCTGGGAGGATACCGATTTAACCGAGCTCGACGTCCTCTGGGAGCAGGCCAAGAAAGCGTCATCCCGGAAAGATGCGTTGGGAAAACCCTTGTGA
- a CDS encoding transcription-repair coupling factor, producing the protein MDGPRARCPLIILYGGGLMVADGSTKRDSRSISVLLAMKGAIRPWLCPEDVRLTVVLPDEAQADDFLSDALALRPDGLFFRLSDPALEKRDVNDLIEPSVRGHVLRQWSRTRGILVATPGGILSPYAGGRSSLELVVGRDVGRERLVLWLDERGYRRVDLVWRPGEYAVRGGVVDLFDPSSKMPYRIAFFDEEVEDIRLFSPGDQTTRYRSETVTVWGLENRDFQSVASMIVENGPVYIFDPRRCQSNADGFRWIWNNLSDRCSIPEDRWDRFLMDAPQVVRFEPVVTLRQERPGVVEPPRFRGRIEDLEAQVSLWIDEGYHISIRSTSPPPRSLQKLDWAPSPVTGGFVDLRRKRVVLSDMELYGLRPDRRTDRANTPRDWSLAFDEGQWLVHQEHGLCRYGGLELIGGDWGSQEFLALLFHDEKRLLLPVTQLAKISSYQGSVDESTSADRLGSKRWRTALKKAEHQVEEEARELLNLYARKAVAQGRSFSSDGEAMRTFEAHFPHMETRDQLQAIQDVKRDMESSHPMDRLIVGDVGYGKTEVALRAAFKAVMDGTQVLVLVPTTVLAQQHYLTFKSRMAPFPVRVELLSRFVSPSKQEETLLALADGRVDVVIGTHRLLQQGLAVRDLGLIVIDEEHRFGVAHKERFRELSIGVDILTLSATPIPRTMSMALRGMRDISVIETAPGNRPPVVTVTGPWSDDLVRSVVARELARGGQTYFIHNRVTSILERAEWVQSRFPDAVVAVAHGKMGERELEETMMAFYEGTVNILICTTIVESGLDVGRANTLIVDDSRTLGLAQMHQIRGRVGRREETAYALFLYPQNQPIPRSTEERLEAIGRLSFQGAGYELARQDLQIRGGGDLLGMTQHGHRERIGLQLYYTKLQERIRELRGEALPKLTVDIQMPLAIPESYVPQSSVRLSLYRRLDQVATVADGEDLRREFQDRFGPLPPTVRALVDLAVIRTEGGKHGIIHGVVSEERWELTVDRTSSISLPLPWRRIGRRWIGPGGTKGIESLFQTCLKTPAQNGKE; encoded by the coding sequence ATGGACGGGCCAAGAGCTCGCTGTCCCCTGATCATTTTATATGGGGGAGGGTTGATGGTGGCGGATGGAAGTACAAAGAGGGATTCGAGGTCAATCAGCGTTCTCCTTGCCATGAAAGGAGCTATTCGGCCATGGCTCTGCCCGGAGGACGTTCGACTCACGGTAGTGCTTCCCGACGAAGCTCAGGCCGACGATTTCCTTTCCGATGCTCTGGCCCTTCGCCCCGACGGACTCTTTTTCCGGCTTTCAGATCCTGCTTTGGAAAAACGGGACGTCAACGATCTCATAGAGCCGTCGGTTCGAGGGCATGTTCTCCGGCAATGGAGCCGTACAAGAGGAATATTGGTGGCAACACCGGGTGGAATTCTGTCTCCGTATGCGGGAGGTCGCTCCAGCCTGGAGCTGGTTGTTGGGAGAGACGTTGGTCGGGAACGACTGGTTTTATGGCTTGATGAAAGAGGATATCGCCGGGTTGATCTGGTATGGCGCCCTGGTGAATATGCCGTTCGAGGTGGCGTGGTGGACCTTTTTGACCCTTCGTCTAAGATGCCCTATCGGATTGCTTTTTTCGACGAGGAGGTCGAGGATATCCGGCTTTTTTCCCCAGGAGATCAAACGACTCGATATCGTTCAGAGACCGTCACCGTTTGGGGACTTGAGAATCGGGATTTTCAGTCTGTGGCGTCGATGATCGTCGAGAACGGACCGGTCTATATCTTCGATCCTCGGCGTTGTCAGAGCAACGCCGACGGTTTTCGGTGGATCTGGAACAACCTGTCTGATCGATGCTCCATTCCGGAGGATCGTTGGGATCGCTTCCTCATGGATGCGCCACAGGTCGTTCGCTTTGAGCCCGTTGTGACGCTCCGTCAGGAACGGCCTGGGGTTGTAGAACCTCCCCGGTTTCGAGGGCGTATTGAGGACCTGGAGGCTCAGGTCTCCCTCTGGATTGACGAGGGGTATCATATATCCATCAGAAGTACCTCCCCGCCGCCTCGTTCGCTTCAAAAACTGGACTGGGCTCCGTCGCCTGTGACCGGTGGTTTTGTGGATCTTCGACGGAAACGGGTAGTCCTGTCGGACATGGAGCTCTACGGCCTGAGACCGGATCGCCGGACTGATCGAGCGAATACGCCTCGTGACTGGAGTCTGGCGTTCGACGAGGGACAGTGGCTGGTTCACCAGGAGCACGGTCTTTGTCGATATGGCGGACTTGAGCTTATAGGAGGAGACTGGGGGAGCCAGGAGTTTTTGGCGTTGCTTTTCCACGATGAAAAACGCCTTCTCCTTCCGGTGACACAGCTTGCCAAAATATCCTCCTATCAAGGCTCCGTCGATGAATCGACGTCAGCTGATCGTCTCGGATCGAAGCGTTGGCGGACGGCGTTGAAAAAAGCCGAACATCAGGTTGAGGAGGAGGCCCGAGAGCTGTTGAACCTCTACGCCCGTAAAGCTGTGGCTCAGGGGCGTTCCTTCTCGTCCGACGGCGAAGCTATGAGGACCTTCGAGGCCCACTTTCCCCACATGGAGACCAGGGATCAGCTCCAGGCCATTCAGGATGTCAAGAGGGACATGGAGTCTTCCCACCCCATGGATCGTTTAATCGTCGGCGACGTGGGATACGGCAAGACCGAGGTGGCTCTTCGGGCAGCCTTCAAAGCCGTCATGGATGGAACTCAGGTGTTGGTTTTGGTCCCTACGACGGTCCTGGCTCAGCAGCACTATCTCACCTTCAAAAGTCGAATGGCTCCGTTTCCGGTTCGAGTCGAGCTCCTCTCCAGATTTGTCTCGCCATCCAAACAGGAGGAAACCCTTCTCGCCTTGGCCGATGGTCGGGTCGACGTTGTGATAGGAACCCACCGTCTGCTTCAGCAAGGCCTGGCTGTTCGGGACCTTGGCCTAATCGTGATCGATGAGGAGCATCGATTTGGGGTTGCCCATAAAGAAAGATTCCGCGAGCTCTCTATAGGTGTTGACATTTTGACCCTTTCGGCGACGCCTATCCCCCGGACCATGTCCATGGCCCTGAGGGGAATGAGGGACATCTCGGTGATCGAGACGGCACCGGGGAACCGACCGCCGGTTGTCACGGTTACGGGACCATGGAGCGACGATCTGGTGAGGTCTGTGGTAGCTCGGGAGCTTGCCCGAGGTGGTCAGACCTATTTTATTCACAATCGGGTAACGTCTATCTTGGAACGAGCGGAATGGGTCCAAAGTCGTTTCCCCGACGCCGTCGTGGCTGTGGCCCATGGGAAAATGGGCGAGAGAGAGCTGGAGGAGACCATGATGGCTTTCTATGAAGGGACGGTGAACATCCTGATCTGCACCACCATCGTTGAAAGCGGTCTGGACGTGGGGCGGGCCAATACCCTGATCGTCGATGATTCCAGAACCCTGGGATTGGCACAGATGCATCAGATTCGAGGGCGGGTGGGCCGTCGGGAGGAGACGGCGTATGCTCTGTTTCTCTACCCTCAGAATCAACCTATTCCTCGATCGACCGAGGAACGGCTTGAGGCTATCGGGCGGCTCTCCTTTCAGGGAGCGGGATACGAGCTTGCTCGTCAGGATCTCCAGATTCGAGGCGGAGGTGATCTCCTGGGGATGACCCAACATGGCCACAGGGAGCGGATTGGTCTTCAGCTCTACTACACGAAACTTCAGGAACGTATACGGGAGCTCCGGGGCGAAGCTTTACCGAAGCTCACTGTGGATATCCAGATGCCTCTCGCCATCCCCGAGAGCTATGTCCCCCAGTCGTCGGTGAGGCTGAGTCTGTATCGTCGTCTGGATCAGGTCGCCACGGTAGCCGATGGAGAGGACCTCAGGCGGGAATTTCAAGACCGCTTTGGTCCTCTGCCACCCACAGTTAGGGCTCTTGTTGACCTGGCGGTGATCAGGACGGAAGGAGGAAAGCACGGTATAATTCACGGAGTTGTGTCGGAGGAACGATGGGAACTTACGGTGGATCGGACCAGCTCTATCTCCTTGCCTCTTCCGTGGCGTCGGATCGGTCGTCGTTGGATCGGTCCAGGAGGAACTAAGGGGATCGAAAGCCTGTTTCAGACCTGTCTGAAAACCCCTGCACAAAACGGAAAGGAGTGA
- a CDS encoding aminoacyl-tRNA hydrolase, whose protein sequence is MKVIIGLGNPGLRYGQTRHNVGWMLVDELVATLGLGRPQERFRSVLWGPACLDGESVYLLKPLTYMNCSGEALLEFCRYRPVELKDLLVVYDEVALDTGTVRIRAQGSAGGHNGMKSVIASLGTSVIPRLRIGVGPKPPKIPLADFVLGRFRDDELPYFLHSLEKALEACRLWIERPIADVMSLIN, encoded by the coding sequence GTGAAAGTCATCATCGGGCTTGGAAATCCAGGACTCCGGTATGGTCAGACCAGGCACAACGTTGGGTGGATGCTCGTTGATGAGCTTGTGGCCACCCTTGGCCTGGGGAGGCCTCAGGAGCGGTTTCGATCCGTTCTCTGGGGACCAGCTTGTCTGGATGGTGAGTCTGTCTACCTGCTCAAGCCCCTTACATATATGAACTGCAGCGGCGAAGCTCTTTTGGAGTTTTGCCGCTATCGTCCTGTGGAGCTGAAGGACCTCCTCGTGGTTTACGACGAGGTCGCTTTGGATACCGGTACCGTCCGGATCAGGGCTCAGGGGTCTGCCGGGGGGCATAACGGCATGAAATCCGTCATTGCCTCTCTCGGTACCTCGGTAATCCCCAGGTTGCGTATTGGAGTTGGGCCTAAACCTCCGAAGATACCTTTGGCCGACTTCGTTCTGGGACGCTTTCGGGACGACGAACTGCCGTATTTCCTCCACAGTCTGGAAAAAGCTCTGGAGGCATGTCGGTTGTGGATCGAGAGACCCATAGCTGACGTCATGAGCCTGATCAACTGA
- a CDS encoding 50S ribosomal protein L25, protein MDLVNLTFEKREETGKGACGRLRRSGYIPAVFYGPDYQEAIVGKIKADDFLPHLRGGHWNTLRFDAHIDGGKNEMCIIRELSRNYTTDEVLHVDLYQLVKGHKVSVRIPIELEGKDVCAGVKAGGQITQGVIDVEISVLPKDIPEVVVLDVSEMEIGESVTLQDLLLPESAEILRDDLSEVVVEVSHGRVQEIEVSEEAEGVVEEEVETAE, encoded by the coding sequence ATGGATCTTGTGAATTTGACTTTTGAAAAACGGGAGGAAACCGGGAAAGGGGCCTGTGGTCGCCTTCGCCGATCCGGGTATATCCCGGCGGTGTTCTATGGACCAGACTATCAAGAGGCAATTGTCGGCAAAATCAAGGCCGACGATTTTCTCCCCCATCTTCGGGGAGGGCACTGGAACACACTGCGATTTGACGCCCACATTGATGGCGGAAAAAACGAAATGTGTATCATCCGGGAGCTGTCCAGAAACTACACCACCGACGAGGTGCTTCACGTTGATCTGTACCAGTTGGTGAAGGGTCATAAGGTCTCCGTTCGAATTCCTATCGAGCTTGAGGGCAAGGACGTCTGCGCTGGCGTCAAAGCTGGAGGACAGATCACGCAGGGAGTGATCGATGTCGAGATCTCCGTTCTTCCTAAAGACATACCCGAAGTCGTTGTCCTGGATGTGAGCGAAATGGAGATTGGAGAGAGCGTCACCTTGCAGGACCTTCTTCTTCCTGAAAGTGCCGAGATCCTCAGGGACGATCTGTCGGAGGTCGTGGTCGAGGTGAGTCATGGCAGAGTCCAGGAGATCGAAGTCTCCGAGGAGGCTGAAGGAGTCGTCGAAGAAGAAGTGGAGACTGCCGAGTAG
- a CDS encoding ribose-phosphate pyrophosphokinase (catalyzes the formation of 5-phospho-alpha-D-ribose 1-phosphate from D-ribose 5-phosphate and ATP) — translation MLWRSPELARGILKGGEPVKKQGVEIIANSHNKLTILSGTAHKAFAEKVCAELGVSMGNVSHYRFSDGEIGLSIEESIRGDDVFVVQPTSYPVNDNLMELLIMVDALKRASAYRINVVIPYFGYARQDRKTKARDPISAKLVANLLETSGVHRVISADLHAGQIQGFFDIPVDHLTGIPLLASHFQKSLVQDLEKQDVTVVAPDVGGVVRARKFAVALNADLAIVDKRRSHEVANYCEVMAVIGDVSGKVAILVDDIIDTAGTIVNAAKALKERGARQVYCCATHGILSGPAMERLESPDVDGVILTDSICLPDERKLDKITQLSIAPLFAEAIRRVHVDRSVSSLFD, via the coding sequence ATGCTCTGGCGATCGCCAGAGCTCGCCAGAGGCATATTGAAGGGTGGAGAGCCCGTAAAAAAACAGGGGGTGGAGATCATCGCAAATAGCCACAATAAGCTTACGATCCTGTCGGGGACGGCTCATAAGGCCTTTGCCGAGAAAGTATGTGCCGAGCTGGGTGTGTCTATGGGGAACGTGAGCCATTATCGATTTTCCGATGGCGAGATCGGACTTTCCATAGAGGAGAGCATTCGGGGGGACGATGTTTTTGTCGTTCAGCCCACAAGTTATCCCGTTAACGACAATCTTATGGAACTGCTCATCATGGTGGATGCGCTGAAGCGGGCGTCGGCCTATAGAATTAACGTAGTCATTCCCTATTTTGGGTATGCCCGACAGGACCGAAAGACCAAAGCCCGAGATCCCATATCGGCGAAGCTCGTGGCCAACCTTCTGGAGACCTCGGGAGTCCATCGGGTAATCTCCGCTGATCTGCACGCCGGTCAGATTCAGGGGTTTTTCGACATCCCGGTTGATCATCTCACGGGGATTCCTCTGCTGGCCTCCCACTTCCAGAAATCTTTAGTCCAGGACCTGGAGAAGCAGGATGTGACCGTTGTGGCTCCCGACGTCGGGGGGGTTGTTCGGGCACGTAAGTTTGCTGTTGCGCTGAACGCCGATCTTGCTATCGTAGACAAGCGTCGGTCTCATGAGGTTGCCAACTACTGCGAAGTCATGGCGGTTATTGGCGATGTCTCTGGTAAGGTCGCTATCCTGGTGGACGATATTATCGACACGGCGGGGACCATCGTCAACGCTGCTAAGGCGTTGAAGGAACGAGGAGCACGGCAGGTTTACTGCTGCGCGACTCACGGGATTCTCTCGGGACCAGCGATGGAGCGCTTGGAGTCTCCTGATGTGGATGGAGTGATCCTGACCGACAGTATCTGCTTGCCGGATGAGCGAAAACTGGATAAAATTACTCAGTTGTCCATTGCGCCCTTGTTTGCGGAAGCCATCCGGCGAGTGCATGTGGATCGCTCGGTGAGCAGCCTTTTCGACTAG
- the glmU gene encoding UDP-N-acetylglucosamine diphosphorylase/glucosamine-1-phosphate N-acetyltransferase codes for MRHGDNGAVAILVLAAGQGTRMKSDRPKVMQSVLDEPMIAHVLRVVEPYGTVGVVIGHGGDMVREYLDEQWPQVTTIWQRERLGTGHAVMMAREWLQGFERVLIVNGDMPLLDGETVDMLFEAHEGGCSFLTFNLDDPHGYGRVVRGERVRIVEERDCTPEERLVAEVNAGVYLADVPVLLQSLESLNQDNAQGEYYLVDSVVFFQDMGVPVVPVMVPNPRTLLGVNDPRELAQAGRLLRDRLLNRWMAAGVKCVDPDSVWIGADVSFLGEAVLFPNVQLWGKTIVGIGASIASFSILRNANIGEQAQVKGFCCIEDSAMEPGSQAGPFCYMRQGSVLGSGAFAGKFVEVKNSRIGEGSKVPHLSYMGDTVVGTCTNVGAGTITCNYDGTSKHGTIIGDDVFVGSDTMLVAPVHLGDRSMTGAGSIITRDVPEDALAIARARQRHIEGWRARKKTGGGDHRK; via the coding sequence ATGAGACATGGGGACAACGGTGCCGTGGCTATTTTGGTTTTGGCGGCCGGGCAGGGAACCAGGATGAAGAGCGATCGGCCCAAGGTGATGCAGTCCGTTTTGGACGAGCCAATGATTGCTCATGTTTTAAGGGTCGTCGAGCCATATGGCACTGTGGGCGTTGTGATCGGTCATGGAGGGGATATGGTTCGTGAATATCTCGACGAACAGTGGCCCCAGGTGACGACGATCTGGCAACGAGAGCGGCTTGGAACAGGGCATGCCGTTATGATGGCTCGAGAATGGCTTCAGGGGTTTGAACGGGTTCTCATCGTTAACGGAGATATGCCTCTGCTCGACGGTGAGACTGTGGATATGCTTTTTGAAGCTCACGAGGGGGGCTGTTCCTTTCTTACGTTCAACCTGGACGATCCTCATGGCTACGGCCGAGTCGTTCGGGGAGAACGGGTACGAATTGTGGAGGAGCGGGACTGCACGCCTGAGGAACGTCTTGTCGCCGAGGTCAACGCCGGTGTGTACCTGGCCGATGTTCCGGTTTTGCTTCAAAGCCTCGAATCCTTGAATCAGGACAACGCTCAAGGCGAATATTATCTTGTGGATTCTGTGGTATTCTTTCAGGATATGGGGGTCCCTGTCGTTCCTGTGATGGTGCCCAATCCTCGAACGCTCCTGGGCGTCAACGATCCCCGGGAACTGGCCCAAGCGGGGCGGCTTCTTCGTGACCGTCTCCTGAATCGGTGGATGGCCGCTGGTGTCAAGTGTGTGGACCCCGATTCGGTCTGGATTGGGGCCGATGTATCCTTTCTTGGAGAAGCTGTGCTCTTTCCCAACGTTCAGCTTTGGGGGAAAACCATAGTTGGTATAGGGGCCTCCATCGCCAGCTTTTCGATACTCAGGAACGCAAATATCGGCGAACAAGCTCAGGTGAAGGGTTTTTGTTGCATTGAGGACTCGGCCATGGAGCCAGGATCGCAGGCTGGTCCGTTTTGTTACATGCGTCAGGGGAGTGTCCTGGGATCGGGGGCCTTTGCCGGGAAGTTCGTTGAGGTGAAAAACAGCCGCATCGGAGAGGGCAGCAAGGTCCCTCATCTGTCCTACATGGGTGATACCGTGGTGGGGACCTGTACCAATGTGGGAGCCGGTACGATCACCTGTAACTACGACGGTACGTCGAAACACGGGACAATTATCGGAGACGATGTTTTTGTCGGTAGCGACACCATGTTGGTGGCACCTGTTCACCTGGGAGACCGGTCCATGACCGGGGCCGGATCGATCATCACCAGGGACGTACCGGAGGATGCTCTGGCGATCGCCAGAGCTCGCCAGAGGCATATTGAAGGGTGGAGAGCCCGTAAAAAAACAGGGGGTGGAGATCATCGCAAATAG